A window of the Helianthus annuus cultivar XRQ/B chromosome 4, HanXRQr2.0-SUNRISE, whole genome shotgun sequence genome harbors these coding sequences:
- the LOC118491378 gene encoding 40S ribosomal protein S21-2-like translates to MQNEEGQNMDLYIPRKCSATNRLITSKDHASVQINVGHLDENGLYTGQFSTFALCGFVRAQGDADSALDRLWQKKKVETRQ, encoded by the exons ATGCAGAACGAGGAGGGACAAAACATGGATCTCTATATCCCCAGGAAGTG TTCGGCCACCAATAGGCTGATCACTTCAAAGGACCATGCTTCAGTCCAAATTAATGTTGGTCATTTGGACGAAAATGGTCTATATACCGGTCAATTTTCCACCTTTGCACTCTGCGGTTTCGTGAGAGCCCAG GGAGATGCTGACAGTGCACTTGATCGGCTGTGGCAAAAGAAGAAAGTTGAAACCCGCCAATAG
- the LOC110902297 gene encoding 3-hydroxy-3-methylglutaryl coenzyme A reductase 2-B-like codes for MLLDGKEFSVPMATTEGCLVASTNRGCKAIYVSGGATSVILKDGMTRAPVVRFGTIKRASELKLFLEEPLNFNTQVTLLRRSSRFGRLQRIQSAIAGKNLYIRFTCSTGDAMGMNMVSKGVQNVLYYLQLDFPDMDVLGISDNYRSDKKPTTVNWIEGRAQHLILLTDF; via the exons ATGTTGTTGGATGGAAAGGAGTTCTCGGTGCCCATGGCCACCACTGAAGGTTGTCTTGTTGCTAGCACTAATCGGGGTTGTAAGGCGATTTATGTATCTGGTGGTGCTACCAGTGTAATACTCAAGGATGGGATGACTCGAGCTCCCGTGGTTAGGTTTGGAACCATAAAGAGAGCTTCTGAGTTGAAGTTGTTCTTGGAGGAACCACTCAACTTTAATACTCAAGTAACACTTCTCC GCAGATCAAGCCGGTTCGGGAGGCTTCAAAGAATCCAAAGTGCGATTGCTGGGAAAAATCTTTACATAAGGTTCACTTGCAGCACAGGTGATGCAATGGGGATGAACATGGTTTCCAAAGGTGTTCAAAATGTTTTGTACTATCTACAGCTTGACTTCCCGGATATGGATGTTCTTGGCATCTCCGACAACTATCGTTCTGATAAGAAACCGACAACCGTCAACTGGATAGAAGGAAGAGCACAACACCTAATTTTGTTAACTGATTTCTAG
- the LOC110902298 gene encoding protein STABILIZED1: protein MQPLAPKNRLNLVNTKPPSNCVASFSRGATTHSDIGHARVAPDLLDFESVMQNMMRKIKRLMLLKSVIRTNPKGWIEAARLEEDTGNIRKARELIRKGCEEFPKNEDVWIEACRLVNPDEAKGVIAKGVNAIPSSVKLWIQAARLEHDDYNKRRVLRMGLEKIPDSVRLWKALVELANEDDAKRLLQRAVECCPLHVELWLALARLEKYDAAKKVLNKAREKLPKERAIWIAEAKLEEAFGNTFMVGKVIEKGIRALHREGVEIDREAWMKEAEAAEWAGYVWTCNAIISNTKGFH, encoded by the coding sequence ATGCAACCACTTGCACCGAAGAATCGATTAAACTTAGTCAATACAAAGCCTCCGTCTAATTGCGTAGCCAGTTTTAGTCGTGGTGCAACCACTCACTCAGATATCGGCCATGCCCGTGTTGCGCCTGACCTTCTTGACTTTGAATCTGTGATGCAGAATATGATGAGGAAGATAAAGAGGCTGATGTTGTTGAAGTCTGTGATTCGAACAAACCCAAAGGGTTGGATTGAAGCTGCGAGATTAGAGGAAGATACTGGAAATATTCGGAAAGCAAGAGAGTTGATAAGAAAAGGTTGTGAAGAATTTCCAAAGAATGAGGATGTATGGATCGAGGCATGTCGGTTGGTGAATCCGGATGAAGCTAAGGGTGTTATAGCAAAGGGTGTTAACGCGATTCCCAGTTCGGTAAAACTTTGGATACAGGCTGCAAGATTGGAACATGATGATTACAATAAACGTAGGGTTTTGAGAATGGGTCTTGAAAAGATACCAGATTCTGTGAGGCTATGGAAAGCACTTGTGGAACTCGCTAATGAGGATGATGCAAAGCGTTTGCTTCAGAGAGCGGTGGAATGTTGCCCGTTGCATGTTGAGTTATGGCTTGCTTTAGCTCGGTTGGAAAAGTATGATGCGGCTAAGAAAGTGTTAAACAAGGCGAGAGAGAAGCTTCCTAAAGAACGAGCAATTTGGATCGCTGAAGCTAAACTGGAAGAAGCTTTTGGAAACACATTTATGGTTGGGAAGGTGATCGAAAAGGGTATTCGGGCTTTACATAGAGAAGGGGTGGAGATTGATCGAGAAGCTTGGATGAAAGAGGCTGAAGCTGCTGAATGGGCTGGTTACGTGTGGACATGTAATGCTATCATTAGTAACACAAAGGGGTTCCATTGA